The nucleotide window TAAAATCTGTCTTACATGATGGTACGTTTGTAACAGGTTTATTCCTGGGGGCACAACGGTTACTTTGAATTGGGAAATGGAACTTCCAACCAAGGCCTTACCCCAACGATCGTGAGTCTGCACCCTGGAGGAAAAATCGTAGTAGACGTTGCTTGCGGCAGCCACCACTCCTTGGCCCTGACCAATGAAGGAGAGGTATAATATATTAGTGTAATAAAGGAAGAGGGAATACCTAAAGTGAATGGTAGAtgcaaaaattgtaagaaacCGTGTAACGATAAACTGATTGATGCCAGAATTAACATGTCGCAGGTGTATGCCTGGGGTCAGAACAACTGCGGGCAAGTTGGTAGCGGAATAAGTTCACACCAGGGAGCCCCACGCAAGGTTAACTCGGGTCTGACCGGAAAAAAGGTTGTGTCCATTGTCTGTGGCCAAACGTCAAGCATAGCCGTGACTGATGGTGGTGAGGTGTACGGGTGGGGTTACAACGGGGTCGGCCAACTCGGAATAGGAAATTACGTAAACCAGTTGAATCCGATCAAAGTCGCCGCCCTCGCCACGGTGGTTATCGGTAAATTTCTAGATGGGGGCTTTCTCTGCAAGGGTATTTGAAACTGTGAATTTAATCATTCTAGAAAAAGTCGCATGCGGTTACGCCCACACCCTTGCTCTGAGCGACGAAGGAACTCTGTACGTCTGGGGCGGTAACAGTTATGGTCAATTAGGACTCGGCAATAAGGCGAATGCCTCTAGTCCCGTCAAGGTGAAGTTAATAGGCAAATGAATAGGCAGGCACAAACGCAACTCGATTTCACCCATTGTGactgataaataattttctcattttttgcCATCTCAAGGTGACCATGGTAGAGATGGGGAGAGTATCAGACATAGCAGCCGTTCATTACAACCACATAAGCGTTGCAGTTGGCCAAGGAGGATGCGTCTACATGTGGGGGCAGTGTCGGGGCCAGAGTGTTACCTGGCCGACGCCAACGCGGCTGCTTCATCCTCACGACGCCCTCGCCTTTTATGCCAACCCAAGTGTCATGCACCGGCCGCTTCTTCTCCATGCCGAGGAAGAAACCGGGATACTCGACTGCCTAAGGCAAGCCTTTGACGACGCGGTACGTTGTTTGTCAGTATTGTCATTTGTTAGCGCAGTTCCGCAATGTATGATAACAAATTTCCGCGTTAATAGACGACGAGTGATCTAGTGATACAAGTTCAAGGAAAGGCAATTCACGTTCACAAATCGGTACTGAAGATCCGATGTCAACACTTCAGATCCATGTTCCAGGAACACTGGGCTGAGGACAGTCAAAAGTATGCAGGGCATTTTCTAGTCTTCTGTTTACTGTTACTTTCGACATCTAATTATCGTCACTTAACTAAGTTTTCGTTAATGTACTTTTCAGCATTGTTCAGCTGGATCAATTCTCACATGCAGTCTATAAATCTTTTTTGAGGTACTTGTACACTGACGAGGTCGATCTACCTGCTGAGAACGCATTAGGTTCgccaaatttctttcattacCATTATATTCATAGCAAAATCGTTGAAGTTGATCTATATTTTGAACTGTGATTGCTGATACGTACCGTAGAACTTCTGGACTTGGCAAACGCGTACTGCGAGACTCAGCTGAAAAGACGCTGCGTTCAGATGATCAAGCGAGGTATTACCGTCGAAAACGCGGCGTTCCTTTACAGTACAGCAATCGAGTACAACGCGCAGGTGTGTTCAAAAGTTTCGTTTGCTCAATTTTAGTATTAAAAAACTACGATAACAGAATATTAGGAATGTGTCTCTTACAGGAACTAGAAGAATTTTGCTTCAAGTTCGCCCTTAACCACATGACGGCTGTGATACAAACTCAGAATTTCTCCAATCTCGACGAAACTACCTTGAAAACTTTTATACGCAAAGCTGCTCAAGCGGGAGCCTTCAAAACTTAAACAAAGGAACGATAATACGAAGTGGCTGTGCATTCCGTTAGACAGCGGCTGTTGCAAACTTTATCTTTCAAACCTAATCAAGTTGTAGATGAAAACGTTCTGCGTCAGAAAATTTACTTTAGCGATGATTCTAGCATTATAGACAACCGCGCAAATCTTTCCTTGAGTGCGTTGTCTGAGCAAAACAATACTGTATATGACTTATTGCCATTTGATTAtgggtaatattttttatacaatgtatGTAGATAGGTAAGCCTACAGAGTCTTTGTTCGTTGCTGAACACGTGTGCAACAGACCCAGCCATTTTACCTAGTGCCCGCATAAGCGGCACTCTCACTGTAGCATTGGCATTCAGCACCCAATAAATAACTCCGcgtaaaataatgatttttttatatcttagTGATTAGCATAAGAATGATGTTTTGCAGTATTGCATCGCCCGTCATTCCAAACACTCCTTATATCAAGCATTTGCGATattgattagaaaaaaagtaagtaaACGCCCTGTGCAATACCCTTGGtatttgttaaattattaGCATACAACTACGTTCATCAGATCTAAGTTTTTATACTGCATTGTGctttatgtattatatataattgtcttatgtaaatatttatacatacagtaTATGTGTGTAAATATTTGTACCAATACTATTGTATAATGCAATACAtgcttttttatatttcaacacTTTCTACGACATTTACTTTCCATAATTTACGAAGTATACCTACCTGTGATTAACGTACCAATGCCAATGCCGTAGTACGGAGACGAGCCTGTAGCAGACAATTAAGGTCTCATCAAGGTCTTCCAGAGATTTGGTTTCAGGGTCAAAAAATTCCTTGAGAGGGCTGCGTCGCTGTTCGATCATTGGACTAAGATTTCGTGAGGCAAGTTCTAAAATCCCaacattttctcttttttcgtttttctctagAAATCGTAATACCCGTCGATTGACGAATTGTTCTTTTAGGCCGGCAGAATTCCGAATCATGTGTCAAAGTCCATTTCGTCGAATTTTGGTCGGCTTCTTGCAGTGAGACTCCGCGCGCTTTGCGTAATTTGTAACCGACTCCGATGTACCCTGGTTGTTTGACGAATTCagtttgattaaatttgaagTATGATCCGCATTATTCGCGTCTGTTACGCGCATTATAGAAATTTCCATACTATACATTCGACTGCAGATTCACGTGTAAGATTTGTGAAGCCAGAATTTCCGCAAGTTAATTAAGACGTAGCATATTTGTTTTCGTCGCAGGAGGAGAATGATATGAGGCAAAcgattgcaaaaattaaatcaaacattgaaaaaatagattGCATATTATAGATATTATGCATGAATATTCCTGTTAAGAGAAAAACCTTTACGCACATGCTGAGAATATGTATTGTAACAAAGGGCAATCTAGGATTCTGCCTAAAGAATAAATGGATCTTCTGTGCGTAATGAGAAAAAGTCGAGCCCAAGAAACATCGtagcaaaaaataaagtatGGACAAGCGGATATATTTTGAACAGAAATTCtcgtttttaatttctctcgATTGATactggttgacgcagcaatcGTACACACACGAACAAAAGATTAAACATTTGACAATGACTAAATATGATAACAGCATAGCCGTACCAGGGTGTATAAGGGGTGCGAAGACATCTTCGTTgcaatattataaattagcAAAATAAATCGGTTTGATTTTTTGGAGTTATGTTAACACCTGAAATTTCGCTTCCATATTGCAATAAGATTACGTCGCGGAAGGCTTTTGGCCGAACTCGCTATATTCCGAATCAATAAAACAAGGCGGAAGCGAATCGGAAACCGCGTCACGTGCCTAAATGAACAGTAATTACTATGACAACTTGAACGGCGCGAGGATGAAGCAAATCCATTGAATTTCGGAAAAAGATATTATGCCTACAAGCAATTGAGCGCTCCCGCACGAGGCATGTATATAAAGTATAACCAAATTCGCTGTAACTTATACTGCAAGAAAATATGCTGTCCATATAACTACCGTCGTACACGCAAATCCAACAGATTACTTTTTTCCACGTGTACGAAATTAAACTCTTCGCACAGAAGTTTgctttcttttcaaaatattcccGGCACTGATTCTTGTATTGCGCCTCAACTTGAAAATCACCGTCTCTTTGAATATTGAAAGATTAAATTACGGTGGTTTCAACAATATAGAGAGTCGGTCTCGTTCGTAAAACATCTAACTGTTATAGTATAAACATCAATCCCGACAATGACCGTAGCATTCGAATTTTTGCTTCAAATTTAACTTCACGACAAATTTATAAGCATTTGCGATTGACAGAATTATCCAATGCGTCCAAAGCACGAATTAATTAGTATATATATGCCCACAAGTGGCAGATTGTTAGGCAACAAGAAAATGCCGGTTATAACATGCTGTCGCCAAATTATTATAGCTTGGTGCGAGTCTGCGGGTCACGTGAAGTCTAAGGAAAGGAAATTTCAGAAGGATAGACATAACGGCTCAAAGACCCAAACATTTTATACAACACATTCTACATTCAATTCGACAAGAATATTATTGGGGAATATTTTATCGCATGAATACCACGCTCCAACTATTTGGACAAATTCTCATCCATGTTTGAGTTTAAACAATTAAGGGGATGCTATACATCGTGGAAAGACTTCATACATACTACCCGATCCTGTTCAATGGTAACcattttttagattttcataaacttaacaataaaataagcagTCTGCTACAGCACCATGATTCGCTGCAGCAAATCGCTGAGAAGTACCCGTACGTATATACTCGGCGCTAGAGGAACATTATTTACCTGGCCCAACTTAGACCCGAAATCAGGATGTAATATTTCTGGAACGAGTGAATATTTTCTAACGAAACTCACGTAACCGAGAGGACCCGTCCATTTGATTAACAGCCAAAGTTGATGTAAAAGACAAaatcttccttttcttctacttctttttcttctcgacCCCTTGTAAGAACACGACCTGTGATCTCAATATCTATCGAACGACTACACGCTACGCATtgagttcaaatttcaatgttCAAAGAGTTGATTTTCAATCGGGCTGTGTCCAATAGTTCTTGATGTCCAATCGGGCTACGTCCAATAAATCTCGTATCCAGTACAGCTCCTGATTATTTTCGGAGTCCAATTAGCTGGTGTCCAAACCATAGACTTATGGAGATAGACTGCGCGGGCTTTGCACCGAGCCCACCGAGCTGAAGTCGCAATAACAAAGAGAGAGCAACAGCTGGAGCCGGACCTCTCGCTTTAATCGGTGTCTTGGCGGGGGAAACACATAGACTCATACAAGTATACCTCGCCACTTATCTTATTGCTTTCCCCGCTTCAAGTCTGCTCCCCACTTTTTCGATCGTGTAACAGAGAGGTCGGCTCCAGCTGAACTCTCTCTTTTTAATTACGGCTTCACCTCGGTGCACACACCGCGGAGTCTATTATATCTCTATAAGTCTGGCGATATCAGCCGCGTGCGAGCAAAAAACAAATGGAGCTGCTCAGTTCAGAGTGTACTTGTACCATGATTTACCTACAATTGAGGTTCAATACGTGGCTCTTCAAAGGAACAACCCGGTACAGGTATGTAGAGTTGGCACCTTCGCTAAGGACTCTCAGGTTATTTGACAAGATACCACGTGTGTTGAATTGCCTTTCAAACGCGCGTTAGCTGTATCATGGGATTTATGTCCGTTTAGTCGCACCTTCCATCCGACGTAAAATTCTCATACACCGAACCCCAGGTAACACATAATGAAGCTACAgataattcaaatgaaaaaggaTCGTACGGTACGCGTAATTCCAATTGAAAGAGCTGATTCTGAACATTATACCCTGCTAGTTGTATGTACAAGCAATAAAttactttatttattgtataacATGTACAatacgtgtattatatacatatatccacACACGCGTGCATAcatctatgtatgtatgagttcatacatatgtatacatgtaccgGACAGTTACGGGAACGTGGCATTGTGTACGCACTTTTTTCCGCTTTTGTAAGTAACAAGGTATGCATTATATACACACGTCGGTTATAAGTatgcatatgtgtatattatatgtataggtatactcaTTAGGCCTGTGGGCTACTGTTTCTCGAGCGAATGtctataggtatgtatgtataatgtcaTGCGTGTACAATgtatgttgaaatttttgatctcgtcacGAGACTCAAACCGGGATTGCACTGATGTGGATGCAATCCACGAATCGTTGCTCatattttacattcattttcTATCCTTCAATGTATTGTGCAGTAGGTGTCAGCTATGCAATGCAATgacgtataaataataacgataatagtAATGGGTGTACATTATATGCAGATCCATCATCTTACAAGTCACATCTactatattcaaatatacaaTCAGTTTTTCATAGCTCTATAACGGAACACCTGCATACGTAGATATGATAGGTGCTATACACACTATGTACGTATGTTGATTATCATTTTCTTATATTAAAtttgtgtgtatgtatacatatataaacgCGCAATTTTGCGACAGCCAACTTATCAAGCAAATAATCGGTAATCTTacttcttacaattagttatattatctgaaaattgaattgtcAGAAGAAATTGTATCATAGTCTTATATGCTGgatatttcattttccgaGTATTACAAACAATGGTGAGAGAAATTATAACCCTCAcctaaaaaaatcaattggaATACAATCACTGCAAGTTATGGCAATGACTAAGTGATAATAATTCGAATCGAAATCGAGGGTAGAAAGGGAGTTGCATGAAGatgcaaaaaattaacaatcgaTAATACTCCCCACTTGGATAATCCACCAGGTTCGAACCCTTTGCCGCTTTCCGTCTAGACGTACGACATACCTGTAAGCTGTGATATTGTGGTATGTCGGTACTTTTAGACGCCTTAAAATAAACAACTGCATTTGAATTTACCGAGAGGCGTgcgatattataaaaaaaaaagcaaatgtAAAAAGCATCTGCCAAAAGCTGCGTATACATGCATCTGTACAAGCACGATTTGCATTGGACTCTAAATTTGCCGCAGTCAGTATATCTGCATAGattgtgtatgtgtgtgtg belongs to Neodiprion lecontei isolate iyNeoLeco1 chromosome 5, iyNeoLeco1.1, whole genome shotgun sequence and includes:
- the LOC107220829 gene encoding RCC1 and BTB domain-containing protein 1 isoform X2 yields the protein MSRLDLKNWPIFSLLEPEFVTKIHLIVVYGNLGNEALIVTRDDMVYALGSNTTGCLGTGDSHSTLHPRKVEALCEKGVKTFAYGSGPHVLALTNAGEVYSWGHNGYFELGNGTSNQGLTPTIVSLHPGGKIVVDVACGSHHSLALTNEGEVYAWGQNNCGQVGSGISSHQGAPRKVNSGLTGKKVVSIVCGQTSSIAVTDGGEVYGWGYNGVGQLGIGNYVNQLNPIKVAALATVVIEKVACGYAHTLALSDEGTLYVWGGNSYGQLGLGNKANASSPVKVTMVEMGRVSDIAAVHYNHISVAVGQGGCVYMWGQCRGQSVTWPTPTRLLHPHDALAFYANPSVMHRPLLLHAEEETGILDCLRQAFDDATTSDLVIQVQGKAIHVHKSVLKIRCQHFRSMFQEHWAEDSQNIVQLDQFSHAVYKSFLRYLYTDEVDLPAENALELLDLANAYCETQLKRRCVQMIKRGITVENAAFLYSTAIEYNAQECVSYRN
- the LOC107220829 gene encoding RCC1 and BTB domain-containing protein 1 isoform X3 encodes the protein MVYALGSNTTGCLGTGDSHSTLHPRKVEALCEKGVKTFAYGSGPHVLALTNAGEVYSWGHNGYFELGNGTSNQGLTPTIVSLHPGGKIVVDVACGSHHSLALTNEGEVYAWGQNNCGQVGSGISSHQGAPRKVNSGLTGKKVVSIVCGQTSSIAVTDGGEVYGWGYNGVGQLGIGNYVNQLNPIKVAALATVVIEKVACGYAHTLALSDEGTLYVWGGNSYGQLGLGNKANASSPVKVTMVEMGRVSDIAAVHYNHISVAVGQGGCVYMWGQCRGQSVTWPTPTRLLHPHDALAFYANPSVMHRPLLLHAEEETGILDCLRQAFDDATTSDLVIQVQGKAIHVHKSVLKIRCQHFRSMFQEHWAEDSQNIVQLDQFSHAVYKSFLRYLYTDEVDLPAENALELLDLANAYCETQLKRRCVQMIKRGITVENAAFLYSTAIEYNAQELEEFCFKFALNHMTAVIQTQNFSNLDETTLKTFIRKAAQAGAFKT
- the LOC107220829 gene encoding RCC1 and BTB domain-containing protein 1 isoform X1, translating into MSRLDLKNWPIFSLLEPEFVTKIHLIVVYGNLGNEALIVTRDDMVYALGSNTTGCLGTGDSHSTLHPRKVEALCEKGVKTFAYGSGPHVLALTNAGEVYSWGHNGYFELGNGTSNQGLTPTIVSLHPGGKIVVDVACGSHHSLALTNEGEVYAWGQNNCGQVGSGISSHQGAPRKVNSGLTGKKVVSIVCGQTSSIAVTDGGEVYGWGYNGVGQLGIGNYVNQLNPIKVAALATVVIEKVACGYAHTLALSDEGTLYVWGGNSYGQLGLGNKANASSPVKVTMVEMGRVSDIAAVHYNHISVAVGQGGCVYMWGQCRGQSVTWPTPTRLLHPHDALAFYANPSVMHRPLLLHAEEETGILDCLRQAFDDATTSDLVIQVQGKAIHVHKSVLKIRCQHFRSMFQEHWAEDSQNIVQLDQFSHAVYKSFLRYLYTDEVDLPAENALELLDLANAYCETQLKRRCVQMIKRGITVENAAFLYSTAIEYNAQELEEFCFKFALNHMTAVIQTQNFSNLDETTLKTFIRKAAQAGAFKT